In the genome of Ziziphus jujuba cultivar Dongzao chromosome 10, ASM3175591v1, the window TGCCAGCGTCTACTGCGCAACCTGGGACGCCAACAAGCCCTTGGAATGGCGTAGGCAATATGGATGGACTGCATTTTGTGGACCTGTTGGGCCTCGTGGCCAGGAGTCTTGTGGCAAGTGCTTGAGGGTACGTACAACtttgttgttttaattttcttctatCTTTTTCCTTTAGTTTCTCTCATAaacaacaaaactaaaaaaattctgtgggaaaaaaggattttaacatTGCCAATTTCATTTTGAATTTCTTCTTGAAGATGCAAATATATCCAGTTTTCTTTTGAGAGCTAGAAAGGGCATAATGATGGGCTGTACATTAATTTATGGATCCTGTGCAGGTGACCAACACAAGGACACAAGCCCAAGTAACGGTGAGAATTATGGATCAGTGCAGCAATGGTGGGCTAGATTTGGATGTGAACGTGTTTAAGGGGAATTTGGCTCAATGTCGTTCTTTCAAGGCTTCTAATGAAATATACCCCttatttcttagtttttttttatccgCCCCTTGCTTCCCATTTTATCCccaatgaaagtaaaaaattactttacttTCCTATCTTCATTCCTTTAGTCCGAGAAACCCACAGTCTTTAGTTTCTGCACTCggcttttctatttttcttcatCCCCCAGAAAACTCACACACAAtctcattaagaaaaaaaaaaaaaatcggtgcTCCATCTCCTTGCATCTCTTACCTCTTCCCTTGCAAACATATGAAAGACTAAGGAAAAATTGCGTTTCAGGTAAGGATCTGTGTATTttgattgcttttttttttttttttttaagcttgggTTTTTGCTTGATTGGTGAAAGGTGAAGACGATGATTGGAATGGCGGAAACTAGTCGAAAtcaagtagtagtagtagtagtatgTTATACAATTTAGTGGGGTGATTAAATATTATGAGTATATGCTTTAGGGTCGGTTTCTGTACTGCTTTAAGGTCAGAAAC includes:
- the LOC107412155 gene encoding pathogenesis-related protein P2, coding for MEKMSALVVLMMCMVASASAQSASNVRATYHLYNPQNINWDYNAASVYCATWDANKPLEWRRQYGWTAFCGPVGPRGQESCGKCLRMQIYPVFF